The following proteins are co-located in the Acidimicrobiia bacterium genome:
- a CDS encoding molybdopterin-dependent oxidoreductase, with the protein MTAYVTVEGLVTHRADLTAGDLESLGGVGEDAGEVAGGAAGRAVAVGKLIEAADPLEQATHCTVISADETYRASIPLADLVEGGWLAFAIGDGPLPVGGPFRLTVAKGSTLCWNVKNVGTLRLTSGPEPDDVPESPLH; encoded by the coding sequence GTGACCGCCTACGTGACCGTCGAAGGACTCGTCACCCATCGAGCCGACCTCACCGCCGGCGATCTCGAATCGCTCGGAGGCGTCGGCGAGGATGCGGGCGAGGTCGCCGGCGGCGCAGCCGGCCGAGCGGTCGCAGTCGGCAAACTCATCGAGGCGGCCGATCCGCTCGAGCAGGCCACCCATTGCACGGTGATCTCGGCCGATGAGACCTACCGGGCATCGATCCCCCTCGCCGACCTGGTGGAGGGTGGGTGGCTGGCGTTCGCCATCGGCGACGGTCCTTTGCCGGTCGGAGGACCGTTCCGGCTCACCGTCGCCAAGGGATCGACCTTGTGCTGGAACGTGAAGAACGTCGGCACATTGCGCCTCACGTCGGGGCCCGAGCCGGACGACGTGCCCGAGAGTCCACTCCACTGA